The Pongo abelii isolate AG06213 chromosome 21, NHGRI_mPonAbe1-v2.0_pri, whole genome shotgun sequence genome has a window encoding:
- the GGT7 gene encoding glutathione hydrolase 7 isoform X1, protein MAAENEASQESALGAYSPVDYMSITSFPRLPEDEPAPAAPLRGRKDEDAFLGDPDTDPDSFLKSARLQRLPSSSSEMGSQDGSPLRETRKDPFSAAAAECSCRQDGLTVIVTACLTFATGVTVALVMQIYFGDPQIFQQGAVVTDAARCTSLGIEVLSKQGSSVDAAVAAALCLGIVAPHSSGLGGGGVMLVHDIRRNESHLIDFRESAPGALREETLQRSWETKPGLLVGVPGMVKGLHEAHQLYGRLPWSQVLAFAAAVAQDGFNVTHDLARALAEQLPPNMSERFRETFLPSGRPPLPGSLLHRPDLAEVLDVLGTSGPAAFYAGGNLTLEMVAEAQHAGGVITEEDFSNYSALVEKPVCGVYRGHLVLSPPPPHTGPALISALNILEGFNLTSLVSREQALHWVAETLKIALALASRLGDPVYDSTITESMDDMLSKVEAAYLRGHINDSQAAPAPLLPVYELDGAPTAAQVLIMGPDDFIVAMVSSLNQPFGSGLITPSGILLNSQMLDFSWPNRTANHSAPSLENSVQPGKRPLSFLLPTVVRPAEGLCGTYLALGANGAARGLSGLTQVLLNVLTLNRNLSDSLARGRLHPDLQSNLLQVDSEFTEEEIEFLEARGHHVEKVDVLSWVHGSRRTNNFIIAVKDPRSPDAAGATIL, encoded by the exons ATGGCGGCGGAGAACGAGGCCAGCCAGGAGAGCGCCCTGGGCGCCTACTCGCCAGTGGACTACATGAGCATCACCAGCTTCCCGCGGCTGCCCGAGGACGAGCCGGCGCCCGCGGCCCCGCTGAGGGGCCGCAAGGACGAGGACGCCTTTCTGGGAGACCCCGACACCG ACCCGGACTCCTTCCTGAAGTCGGCACGGCTGCAGCGGCTGCCATCGTCGTCGTCGGAGATGGGCAGCCAAGACGGGTCGCCGCTACGCGAGACGCGCAAAGACCCGTTCTCCGCGGCAGCGGCCGAGTGCTCCTGCCGACAGGATGGGCTCACGGTCATCGTCACGGCCTGTCTCACCTTCGCTACCGGTGTCACCGTGGCGCTGGTCATGCAGATCTACTTCGGGGACCCCCAG ATCTTCCAGCAGGGTGCCGTGGTGACCGATGCTGCCCGCTGCACTTCACTGGGCATcgaggtgctcagtaaacaggGATCTTCTGTGGacgcagcagtggcagcagcctTGTGTTTGGGGATCGTGGCTCCACACAGTTCTGGCCTGGGCGG TGGGGGCGTGATGCTGGTACATGACATCCGACGAAATGAGAGCCACCTAATTGATTTCCGGGAGTCCGCACCAGGGGCCCTCAGGGAAGAGACCCTGCAAAGAtcctgggagaccaag CCTGGGCTCTTGGTGGGGGTTCCCGGAATGGTGAAGGGGCTACATGAAGCTCACCAGCTCTATGGCAG GCTGCCATGGTCCCAAGTCCTGGCCTTCGCAGCAGCTGTGGCCCAAGATGGCTTCAACGTGACTCATGATCTAG CCCGTGCCCTGGCTGAACAGCTGCCACCCAACATGTCCGAGCGCTTCCGGGAGACATTCCTGCCATCGGGCCGCCCGCCACTACCTGGCTCGTTGCTGCATCGGCCCGACCTGGCTGAGGTGCTGGATGTACTTGGCACCTCCGGCCCGGCTGCCTTCTACGCAGGTGGCAACCTCACACTGGAGATGGTGGCCGAG GCTCAGCACGCAGGGGGTGTCATAACCGAAGAGGACTTCAGCAATTACAGCGCCCTTGTGGAGAAGCCTGTGTGTGGCGTGTACAGAG GCCACCTGGTTCTTAGTCCCCCACCCCCGCACACGGGCCCTGCCCTCATCAGTGCTCTCAACATCCTGGAGGGCTTCAATCTCACCAGCCTGGTATCCCGAGAACAGGCTCTTCACTGGGTGGCAGAG ACCCTGAAGATTGCATTAGCCCTGGCCAGCAGACTGGGAGATCCCGTCTATGATTCTACCATCACTGAGAGCATGGATGACATGCTCAG CAAGGTGGAGGCCGCCTACCTCCGGGGCCATATCAATGACTCCCAGGCAGCCCCTGCTCCACTCCTGCCTGTCTATGAACTAGATGGAGCTCCCACAGCTGCCCAGGTGCTGATCATGGGACCTGATGACTTTATTGTGGCCATGGTTAG CTCCCTGAACCAGCCCTTTGGCAGTGGCCTTATCACCCCCTCGGGGATCCTGCTCAACAGCCAGATGCTGGACTTCTCCTGGCCCAACCGGACAGCTAACCactctgcacccagcctg GAGAATTCAGTGCAGCCAGGGAAGCGGCcactctctttcctgctgcccacAGTGGTCCGACCCGCGGAGGGGCTCTGTGGAACCTACCTCGCTCTGGGGGCCAATGGAGCTGCACGGGGCCTCAGCGGCCTCACACAG GTTCTGCTGAATGTCCTGACCTTGAACCGGAACCTGAGTGACAGCCTGGCCCGCGGCCGCCTACACCCGGACCTGCAGTCCAACCTCCTGCAGGTGGACA GTGAGTTCACAGAGGAAGAGATTGAGTTCCTGGAAGCCAGGGGTCACCACGTGGAGAAAGTAGATGTCTTATCCTGGGTCCATGGCAGCCGAAGGACCAACAACTTCATCATCGCTGTTAAGGACCCTCGGAGCCCAGATGCAGCTGGAGCCACCATCCTGTAG
- the GGT7 gene encoding glutathione hydrolase 7 isoform X2 — protein sequence MRKDPDSFLKSARLQRLPSSSSEMGSQDGSPLRETRKDPFSAAAAECSCRQDGLTVIVTACLTFATGVTVALVMQIYFGDPQIFQQGAVVTDAARCTSLGIEVLSKQGSSVDAAVAAALCLGIVAPHSSGLGGGGVMLVHDIRRNESHLIDFRESAPGALREETLQRSWETKPGLLVGVPGMVKGLHEAHQLYGRLPWSQVLAFAAAVAQDGFNVTHDLARALAEQLPPNMSERFRETFLPSGRPPLPGSLLHRPDLAEVLDVLGTSGPAAFYAGGNLTLEMVAEAQHAGGVITEEDFSNYSALVEKPVCGVYRGHLVLSPPPPHTGPALISALNILEGFNLTSLVSREQALHWVAETLKIALALASRLGDPVYDSTITESMDDMLSKVEAAYLRGHINDSQAAPAPLLPVYELDGAPTAAQVLIMGPDDFIVAMVSSLNQPFGSGLITPSGILLNSQMLDFSWPNRTANHSAPSLENSVQPGKRPLSFLLPTVVRPAEGLCGTYLALGANGAARGLSGLTQVLLNVLTLNRNLSDSLARGRLHPDLQSNLLQVDSEFTEEEIEFLEARGHHVEKVDVLSWVHGSRRTNNFIIAVKDPRSPDAAGATIL from the exons ATGAGGAAAG ACCCGGACTCCTTCCTGAAGTCGGCACGGCTGCAGCGGCTGCCATCGTCGTCGTCGGAGATGGGCAGCCAAGACGGGTCGCCGCTACGCGAGACGCGCAAAGACCCGTTCTCCGCGGCAGCGGCCGAGTGCTCCTGCCGACAGGATGGGCTCACGGTCATCGTCACGGCCTGTCTCACCTTCGCTACCGGTGTCACCGTGGCGCTGGTCATGCAGATCTACTTCGGGGACCCCCAG ATCTTCCAGCAGGGTGCCGTGGTGACCGATGCTGCCCGCTGCACTTCACTGGGCATcgaggtgctcagtaaacaggGATCTTCTGTGGacgcagcagtggcagcagcctTGTGTTTGGGGATCGTGGCTCCACACAGTTCTGGCCTGGGCGG TGGGGGCGTGATGCTGGTACATGACATCCGACGAAATGAGAGCCACCTAATTGATTTCCGGGAGTCCGCACCAGGGGCCCTCAGGGAAGAGACCCTGCAAAGAtcctgggagaccaag CCTGGGCTCTTGGTGGGGGTTCCCGGAATGGTGAAGGGGCTACATGAAGCTCACCAGCTCTATGGCAG GCTGCCATGGTCCCAAGTCCTGGCCTTCGCAGCAGCTGTGGCCCAAGATGGCTTCAACGTGACTCATGATCTAG CCCGTGCCCTGGCTGAACAGCTGCCACCCAACATGTCCGAGCGCTTCCGGGAGACATTCCTGCCATCGGGCCGCCCGCCACTACCTGGCTCGTTGCTGCATCGGCCCGACCTGGCTGAGGTGCTGGATGTACTTGGCACCTCCGGCCCGGCTGCCTTCTACGCAGGTGGCAACCTCACACTGGAGATGGTGGCCGAG GCTCAGCACGCAGGGGGTGTCATAACCGAAGAGGACTTCAGCAATTACAGCGCCCTTGTGGAGAAGCCTGTGTGTGGCGTGTACAGAG GCCACCTGGTTCTTAGTCCCCCACCCCCGCACACGGGCCCTGCCCTCATCAGTGCTCTCAACATCCTGGAGGGCTTCAATCTCACCAGCCTGGTATCCCGAGAACAGGCTCTTCACTGGGTGGCAGAG ACCCTGAAGATTGCATTAGCCCTGGCCAGCAGACTGGGAGATCCCGTCTATGATTCTACCATCACTGAGAGCATGGATGACATGCTCAG CAAGGTGGAGGCCGCCTACCTCCGGGGCCATATCAATGACTCCCAGGCAGCCCCTGCTCCACTCCTGCCTGTCTATGAACTAGATGGAGCTCCCACAGCTGCCCAGGTGCTGATCATGGGACCTGATGACTTTATTGTGGCCATGGTTAG CTCCCTGAACCAGCCCTTTGGCAGTGGCCTTATCACCCCCTCGGGGATCCTGCTCAACAGCCAGATGCTGGACTTCTCCTGGCCCAACCGGACAGCTAACCactctgcacccagcctg GAGAATTCAGTGCAGCCAGGGAAGCGGCcactctctttcctgctgcccacAGTGGTCCGACCCGCGGAGGGGCTCTGTGGAACCTACCTCGCTCTGGGGGCCAATGGAGCTGCACGGGGCCTCAGCGGCCTCACACAG GTTCTGCTGAATGTCCTGACCTTGAACCGGAACCTGAGTGACAGCCTGGCCCGCGGCCGCCTACACCCGGACCTGCAGTCCAACCTCCTGCAGGTGGACA GTGAGTTCACAGAGGAAGAGATTGAGTTCCTGGAAGCCAGGGGTCACCACGTGGAGAAAGTAGATGTCTTATCCTGGGTCCATGGCAGCCGAAGGACCAACAACTTCATCATCGCTGTTAAGGACCCTCGGAGCCCAGATGCAGCTGGAGCCACCATCCTGTAG
- the GGT7 gene encoding glutathione hydrolase 7 isoform X4: MAAENEASQESALGAYSPVDYMSITSFPRLPEDEPAPAAPLRGRKDEDAFLGDPDTDPDSFLKSARLQRLPSSSSEMGSQDGSPLRETRKDPFSAAAAECSCRQDGLTVIVTACLTFATGVTVALVMQIYFGDPQIFQQGAVVTDAARCTSLGIEVLSKQGSSVDAAVAAALCLGIVAPHSSGLGGGGVMLVHDIRRNESHLIDFRESAPGALREETLQRSWETKPGLLVGVPGMVKGLHEAHQLYGRLPWSQVLAFAAAVAQDGFNVTHDLARALAEQLPPNMSERFRETFLPSGRPPLPGSLLHRPDLAEVLDVLGTSGPAAFYAGGNLTLEMVAEAQHAGGVITEEDFSNYSALVEKPVCGVYRGHLVLSPPPPHTGPALISALNILEGFNLTSLVSREQALHWVAETLKIALALASRLGDPVYDSTITESMDDMLSKVEAAYLRGHINDSQAAPAPLLPVYELDGAPTAAQVLIMGPDDFIVAMVSSLNQPFGSGLITPSGILLNSQMLDFSWPNRTANHSAPSLENSVQPGKRPLSFLLPTVVRPAEGLCGTYLALGANGAARGLSGLTQVLLNVLTLNRNLSDSLARGRLHPDLQSNLLQVSSQRKRLSSWKPGVTTWRK, from the exons ATGGCGGCGGAGAACGAGGCCAGCCAGGAGAGCGCCCTGGGCGCCTACTCGCCAGTGGACTACATGAGCATCACCAGCTTCCCGCGGCTGCCCGAGGACGAGCCGGCGCCCGCGGCCCCGCTGAGGGGCCGCAAGGACGAGGACGCCTTTCTGGGAGACCCCGACACCG ACCCGGACTCCTTCCTGAAGTCGGCACGGCTGCAGCGGCTGCCATCGTCGTCGTCGGAGATGGGCAGCCAAGACGGGTCGCCGCTACGCGAGACGCGCAAAGACCCGTTCTCCGCGGCAGCGGCCGAGTGCTCCTGCCGACAGGATGGGCTCACGGTCATCGTCACGGCCTGTCTCACCTTCGCTACCGGTGTCACCGTGGCGCTGGTCATGCAGATCTACTTCGGGGACCCCCAG ATCTTCCAGCAGGGTGCCGTGGTGACCGATGCTGCCCGCTGCACTTCACTGGGCATcgaggtgctcagtaaacaggGATCTTCTGTGGacgcagcagtggcagcagcctTGTGTTTGGGGATCGTGGCTCCACACAGTTCTGGCCTGGGCGG TGGGGGCGTGATGCTGGTACATGACATCCGACGAAATGAGAGCCACCTAATTGATTTCCGGGAGTCCGCACCAGGGGCCCTCAGGGAAGAGACCCTGCAAAGAtcctgggagaccaag CCTGGGCTCTTGGTGGGGGTTCCCGGAATGGTGAAGGGGCTACATGAAGCTCACCAGCTCTATGGCAG GCTGCCATGGTCCCAAGTCCTGGCCTTCGCAGCAGCTGTGGCCCAAGATGGCTTCAACGTGACTCATGATCTAG CCCGTGCCCTGGCTGAACAGCTGCCACCCAACATGTCCGAGCGCTTCCGGGAGACATTCCTGCCATCGGGCCGCCCGCCACTACCTGGCTCGTTGCTGCATCGGCCCGACCTGGCTGAGGTGCTGGATGTACTTGGCACCTCCGGCCCGGCTGCCTTCTACGCAGGTGGCAACCTCACACTGGAGATGGTGGCCGAG GCTCAGCACGCAGGGGGTGTCATAACCGAAGAGGACTTCAGCAATTACAGCGCCCTTGTGGAGAAGCCTGTGTGTGGCGTGTACAGAG GCCACCTGGTTCTTAGTCCCCCACCCCCGCACACGGGCCCTGCCCTCATCAGTGCTCTCAACATCCTGGAGGGCTTCAATCTCACCAGCCTGGTATCCCGAGAACAGGCTCTTCACTGGGTGGCAGAG ACCCTGAAGATTGCATTAGCCCTGGCCAGCAGACTGGGAGATCCCGTCTATGATTCTACCATCACTGAGAGCATGGATGACATGCTCAG CAAGGTGGAGGCCGCCTACCTCCGGGGCCATATCAATGACTCCCAGGCAGCCCCTGCTCCACTCCTGCCTGTCTATGAACTAGATGGAGCTCCCACAGCTGCCCAGGTGCTGATCATGGGACCTGATGACTTTATTGTGGCCATGGTTAG CTCCCTGAACCAGCCCTTTGGCAGTGGCCTTATCACCCCCTCGGGGATCCTGCTCAACAGCCAGATGCTGGACTTCTCCTGGCCCAACCGGACAGCTAACCactctgcacccagcctg GAGAATTCAGTGCAGCCAGGGAAGCGGCcactctctttcctgctgcccacAGTGGTCCGACCCGCGGAGGGGCTCTGTGGAACCTACCTCGCTCTGGGGGCCAATGGAGCTGCACGGGGCCTCAGCGGCCTCACACAG GTTCTGCTGAATGTCCTGACCTTGAACCGGAACCTGAGTGACAGCCTGGCCCGCGGCCGCCTACACCCGGACCTGCAGTCCAACCTCCTGCAG GTGAGTTCACAGAGGAAGAGATTGAGTTCCTGGAAGCCAGGGGTCACCACGTGGAGAAAGTAG
- the GGT7 gene encoding glutathione hydrolase 7 isoform X3, whose translation MAAENEASQESALGAYSPVDYMSITSFPRLPEDEPAPAAPLRGRKDEDAFLGDPDTDPDSFLKSARLQRLPSSSSEMGSQDGSPLRETRKDPFSAAAAECSCRQDGLTVIVTACLTFATGVTVALVMQIYFGDPQIFQQGAVVTDAARCTSLGIEVLSKQGSSVDAAVAAALCLGIVAPHSSGLGGGGVMLVHDIRRNESHLIDFRESAPGALREETLQRSWETKPGLLVGVPGMVKGLHEAHQLYGRLPWSQVLAFAAAVAQDGFNVTHDLARALAEQLPPNMSERFRETFLPSGRPPLPGSLLHRPDLAEVLDVLGTSGPAAFYAGGNLTLEMVAEAQHAGGVITEEDFSNYSALVEKPVCGVYRGHLVLSPPPPHTGPALISALNILEGFNLTSLVSREQALHWVAETLKIALALASRLGDPVYDSTITESMDDMLSKVEAAYLRGHINDSQAAPAPLLPVYELDGAPTAAQVLIMGPDDFIVAMVSSLNQPFGSGLITPSGILLNSQMLDFSWPNRTANHSAPSLNLLV comes from the exons ATGGCGGCGGAGAACGAGGCCAGCCAGGAGAGCGCCCTGGGCGCCTACTCGCCAGTGGACTACATGAGCATCACCAGCTTCCCGCGGCTGCCCGAGGACGAGCCGGCGCCCGCGGCCCCGCTGAGGGGCCGCAAGGACGAGGACGCCTTTCTGGGAGACCCCGACACCG ACCCGGACTCCTTCCTGAAGTCGGCACGGCTGCAGCGGCTGCCATCGTCGTCGTCGGAGATGGGCAGCCAAGACGGGTCGCCGCTACGCGAGACGCGCAAAGACCCGTTCTCCGCGGCAGCGGCCGAGTGCTCCTGCCGACAGGATGGGCTCACGGTCATCGTCACGGCCTGTCTCACCTTCGCTACCGGTGTCACCGTGGCGCTGGTCATGCAGATCTACTTCGGGGACCCCCAG ATCTTCCAGCAGGGTGCCGTGGTGACCGATGCTGCCCGCTGCACTTCACTGGGCATcgaggtgctcagtaaacaggGATCTTCTGTGGacgcagcagtggcagcagcctTGTGTTTGGGGATCGTGGCTCCACACAGTTCTGGCCTGGGCGG TGGGGGCGTGATGCTGGTACATGACATCCGACGAAATGAGAGCCACCTAATTGATTTCCGGGAGTCCGCACCAGGGGCCCTCAGGGAAGAGACCCTGCAAAGAtcctgggagaccaag CCTGGGCTCTTGGTGGGGGTTCCCGGAATGGTGAAGGGGCTACATGAAGCTCACCAGCTCTATGGCAG GCTGCCATGGTCCCAAGTCCTGGCCTTCGCAGCAGCTGTGGCCCAAGATGGCTTCAACGTGACTCATGATCTAG CCCGTGCCCTGGCTGAACAGCTGCCACCCAACATGTCCGAGCGCTTCCGGGAGACATTCCTGCCATCGGGCCGCCCGCCACTACCTGGCTCGTTGCTGCATCGGCCCGACCTGGCTGAGGTGCTGGATGTACTTGGCACCTCCGGCCCGGCTGCCTTCTACGCAGGTGGCAACCTCACACTGGAGATGGTGGCCGAG GCTCAGCACGCAGGGGGTGTCATAACCGAAGAGGACTTCAGCAATTACAGCGCCCTTGTGGAGAAGCCTGTGTGTGGCGTGTACAGAG GCCACCTGGTTCTTAGTCCCCCACCCCCGCACACGGGCCCTGCCCTCATCAGTGCTCTCAACATCCTGGAGGGCTTCAATCTCACCAGCCTGGTATCCCGAGAACAGGCTCTTCACTGGGTGGCAGAG ACCCTGAAGATTGCATTAGCCCTGGCCAGCAGACTGGGAGATCCCGTCTATGATTCTACCATCACTGAGAGCATGGATGACATGCTCAG CAAGGTGGAGGCCGCCTACCTCCGGGGCCATATCAATGACTCCCAGGCAGCCCCTGCTCCACTCCTGCCTGTCTATGAACTAGATGGAGCTCCCACAGCTGCCCAGGTGCTGATCATGGGACCTGATGACTTTATTGTGGCCATGGTTAG CTCCCTGAACCAGCCCTTTGGCAGTGGCCTTATCACCCCCTCGGGGATCCTGCTCAACAGCCAGATGCTGGACTTCTCCTGGCCCAACCGGACAGCTAACCactctgcacccagcctg AATCTTCTAGTATAA